The genomic window TGGAAGGCCATATCATATTTCGGCTCTTTATGTCGTGGATTTACGTCGTTTCCgcgagctggccgccggTGACCGACTCAGACAACAATACCATGCTCTCTCCGCGGATCCGGCTAGTCTGTCAAACTTAGACCAAGACTTGCCTAACCATATGCAATTTCAAATCCCAATCCATAGCTTACCGCAAGAGTGGCTTTGGTGCGAGACGTGGTGCAGTGATGAAAGCCTCGCAAAGGCTCGGACCATTGATCTATGCAATAACCCTCAAACCAAGGAACCGAAACTTGACAGGGCGAGAAGACAGGTCCCGGAATGGACCACATATGACCAAGAGATTGCTGCTCTTGACTTGAAGCGTAAACAACGCCTCCAGTCGGACGCAGCGGAAACGGATAGAACAACATCAGAAGATGGAAAAGTGGAGGACGGTCGCTCAAAGGATGAACTGTAGAGACGATGGAGTTTGGTTATCCCTCACAATCATGGGTTTTGCAAGTTTATGCTTCGATAGATGGAGAGGTCACATTTTCAACATGTGGTTTGAGCTTCAAATTTGACACACAACAAACGACCTGGACCAGGTGAAGTCTAGAtattacatatgtacggcGTAGCGTTCACGACTGAGGACTTCCATTTCCTATAGAAGGTCAGTGACATGGTAAATATGCAGCAGTGCTTGCGGCTTGTTGATAAGTGCTGTACCGTATTGCTTTCTTCTGTGAACAATAAAGAATGTCTAACGGTTCAACGTTGTTGTCCATGGTGCATGCATCTTACATATGGAGTAGTTGAATCGCCTTCATCGTACCTCGGTAGCCGGCTGCCGAGTAAGGATGGGGTCGTCTGACGTTTATTCAACCGACAACGTATTGTTACCTCATTTAGTTAACTACCCAGCCAGGAAGGTACGTTGTTCCGTGGCTGGGCGGGAAGACAGCATTTTCAACGCGAAGTATCATTCTGCACttacatgcatacatattGATCATTAAGTAGCTTTCCGCACTGTACGCCGTGTTGTGCCGCATTTCTTCAAAAAACATCTCCCCACTTCACACCCGGCACAGCATCCCCACCTCCAACATCTCACATACAAAGACGATCTTTGACAAAATCCAGCTTACAATGTCCTGCATCTTTTGCCGCATCATCAAGGGTAAGGAATGGCGGTGGATGGCCACGGGCAAGCATGTGCCAAGTTGACTGCCGTGGGGTGTTTCATCGCGAGCTCAATTTGCTGACATGGTCACGCACTCGGGTCATTTCTAGGCGAGATTCCTTGCATGAAGCTCTTTGAGAGCGAAAAGACGCTGGCTTTCCTCGACGTCGGGCCACTCAGCAAAGGTCATGCTGTACGTATAAGGACTTTCCCCAAGCAGCAATGGCTCTGGCAATatgccggcgccgccatTTTTCTCCTGGAGCTAACAGGTTCTTTTGCTTGTATCCGCTAGCTGGTCATACCCAAGTATCATGGTGCAAAGCTGGCCGACATTCCCGATGACCAGCTCACAGAAATTCTGGTAGGCCGGCCAAACCTTGCATGTAGTGTGACGCCACGTCTTCAACTGACACGCTTGTCCCAGCCCACCCTGAAAAAGCTGGTTTCCGCAACTGGCGCCGTTGACTATAACATACTCCAAAACAACGGTACCATAGCTCACCAACAGGTTCATCATGTGAGTCTGACCATCCTAGTCCTCTACCGTGTCCGGATTGTGGGAAGCTAACCAAATACCCTTGTTTCTTAATTCTCTATAGGTTCATTTTCACATGGTTAGTATCTTCAGCCGCCGTACCGTTCCGATGTACCTGCCCTAACCTCTTCACTAGATTCCAAAGCCCAACGACGCAGAAGGCCTCGGAATTAGTTGGCCTTCCACACCAGGTGATATggacaagctcaaggcccTCTGCGAGGACATCAAGTCCAAAATGTAGATTATTGGCCAATCGAGGGCGCGTCGTTTGAGTACAGCAGCGCTAGTGAAAAGAGGTTCCGCCGTGCGCTTGTGCAATAATTTCATTGATAAATGTCGTTCCGAATTTTATTATCATCTACTCTATAAACTATAACCCAAAGTGATGTCTTTCAGAGAACGGGAGGGGGAGCTTGCCATGTCAGCTGCCACTCCAACAATACAACCGACTGCGCCCTTTATTAGGTCCAGCTTGCTTCCAGCGGGTGCCGAAACAAAACCATCGAGATCATTCATTGCCTTTAATCGACCGCGTTCGCTGCAGTCTCTTTGCCAGATTTGATCTCGTTGGAGGGAGCAGACTTGGAGTCAGTGTTTCGGTACCAGTTTACGTCGCCATCAGAACGGATCACTCCCTGACGATCATACAGAGACCGGGCTCTTACATACGGGTCGAGCTGCCAGTAACCATCCCTGAGCTTTGCAGCAATATCATCTCGCTCAGCTTTGATGCCTTCAGCTTCTTCGCCGCTAGCGTGTTTCGTCCAACGTCGAGTAGCAGCCTCGTACTGAGCATACAacttctccctctccttaAGCAGTCGATCTCTGGTTGTAGTATCTTTCATCAAATCATTTTCACCCTCAGTGGGCTCCTCATATGCATACGTCCAATCCTCATCGCCTTCTAGGTCCTTAATAAGCTGGCCTGGATGAATGAATTCCTCCAGCCCAGTTCTGTAGTTGGTAAAGTGAACCTTGGCAGCGACAACGGGATCGAGCCAGCCACGGATAACCCTCCAGATGCCTGTCCAATATAAGCCTCTGCTCAACCAATAAATACTGGGTCAAAAATTAACAGACCTTGGAACAACCACGGGGCATTGTGGACGAGAACGACCCCTAAAGATTCGGGATAGTTTGCTTCAAAACACTGAATCATGAACTTGACGGGGTGGTAGTCCATGTTGGCCAGAGTGAATCCCGTCATATCGAATATGATGTTCTGGTTTTGTTATTAGTCGGTTGAGTAATGAGCTAGAATAAGGTTGCAACTTGCCGCTGTATCGACAGGAGGTTTCAGTGCCAGACGAGCAGTCTCAATAATAAATACCGTGTACCTTTCCAAGCTCTCGGGAGATTGATCACCGGCTTTGTGGAGGCACACTCTGACGACACAAATCGGACGACCCTCTTTATCGGTGCCATGTAGGAAGCTTTTGCCCATCCGGCTTTGTTTTAGAAAGTCCTGGCCCAGCTTTTTTGCCTTCTCATCTCCATTTTTCTCATCAGCGGCGGCACCGGCTTCCCCATTCTTCATGATATCCTGGTCGACCTTCATCTTGGTGTGCCTCCAGTTCATAGCCGATATCAGCATGATGAGGGCTTTTTCCACATCCCACTTGCGGGCGCGCAGAAAGCGTAGGAGCAACGCGTCGGGATGATCATGCTTCATCATTGCCCACATTGTTTCTCTTATCTCCTCCGGCTTCTGGTTTGCCAAGATTTCCTGATACTGTTTGGTCAAACCATATTTGTCGTCATCTGCTGAATCAGTAGCATTGTTACCATTGGAGGACGCGTGAGCCGACTGGGGAGCACTTCTAAAGAAACTGAAGCCGCGCTTTTTCTTGGTGGTTTCGGCATCCGCGCCTGGTTTTTCATCTTTCTTCGGCGCCGGGCTGGCATCGCTGCTGTCTGAAACGCCGCATACTTTGAACACGGCTTCCCAGAGTTGACGGAGCTTGTCTTCCTGTTCTGCTGTCAAATTCCCCAGGTGTCCAGGAGCAATCTCGTGAGGCATATCGTCGAGAGGGAGATGGCCAGCGCTGGGTTGTATATCTAAGCTGGTAGCTTCTCCAGTGACTAGCAAATATGCTATCGCAAAAGCAAGGGCTGCCGCGGCTGCTGATATAACAGTTGGGTGATAGAGGCTGCTTTGAAGAGCGATGGCGGTGGGAAAGGGTCCACGAGCTGAACGAGCGGCGCTGGGCAAGAGCACGCCGGCGAGACGATTACTTCTCAGCGTAGCAAGGTTGACGAGAGACAACCCCTGGCTTGTTCGGTGCCGAGTATTAATATACTGGGGAGAAGCGTTTGATAGAGGACGGCGTTGGGTAGCCGACGGTGTAGAGGATCGTGGTTTGATAAGCGAAAGAGCCTGTAGATTCTGTCTGCTCCGGTATATGACGCTCCTATGCAATGTATATAATAAGGGAAATATTTCCGTTGGTCGAGTGCCAGTTGTGCCGGGACGCGC from Metarhizium brunneum chromosome 2, complete sequence includes these protein-coding regions:
- the hnt1 gene encoding Hit family protein 1 → MSCIFCRIIKGEIPCMKLFESEKTLAFLDVGPLSKGHALVIPKYHGAKLADIPDDQLTEILPTLKKLVSATGAVDYNILQNNGTIAHQQVHHVHFHMIPKPNDAEGLGISWPSTPGDMDKLKALCEDIKSKM